The proteins below come from a single Oscillospiraceae bacterium genomic window:
- a CDS encoding helix-turn-helix domain-containing protein: MDCKNRIIKLRESTGLNRKDFCKLVHIPYRTMTEWELDNRHAPDYVLWLLEYYIRNEGLMVKGRNEGGGDSEKETT, encoded by the coding sequence ATGGATTGTAAAAACAGAATTATAAAGTTGCGTGAAAGCACAGGACTGAATCGGAAAGATTTTTGCAAGCTCGTCCATATTCCTTACCGGACTATGACTGAATGGGAATTGGACAACCGCCATGCACCGGATTATGTGCTGTGGCTTTTGGAGTATTATATCCGCAACGAGGGACTTATGGTAAAAGGAAGGAATGAGGGAGGTGGAGATTCTGAAAAAGAAACAACTTAA
- a CDS encoding plasmid recombination protein, with protein MARNDGIDRTVARNQDLETPADVAKVQEHNEREKDSYSNQDIVPERTSLNVHFKAPTDDYVKMFEQMEQDGVISTRGLKPDAVKYGELVFDVNSAYFYNHGGYEFAKQFYADAYKAAAEIVGGEQYILSAVMHADERNRAMSEALGEDVYHYHLHVVYIPVVEKQILWSKRCKDEALRGTVKEVITQVSRSKKWESKPVLGEDGNPMLNAKGKKILKSSYSVLQDDFFNFMRNAGYTDVERGECGSTEEHLTVTQFKVQAEQQRLEAVTGQVAQAEQNLEDAKAATAKQKKKLESLQKETKAAKTIALTVQDIEVMGKKATFGNNITLTPDECDTLKRYAVNGIIANADNKRLKEKLASAEKTVSIWKQRYEAVNEKYMELKQKAQPFLDALEIASEKVRAFINSILIRGKQTQEHEHPARKRGQDMEL; from the coding sequence ATGGCAAGAAATGATGGAATAGACCGTACCGTAGCCAGAAATCAGGACTTGGAAACACCGGCTGATGTGGCGAAGGTACAGGAACACAATGAGCGTGAAAAGGACAGCTACAGCAATCAGGACATCGTGCCGGAACGCACTTCTCTGAACGTCCATTTCAAAGCACCCACGGACGATTATGTAAAAATGTTTGAGCAGATGGAACAAGACGGCGTGATCTCCACCAGAGGTCTGAAACCGGATGCCGTCAAATACGGTGAGTTGGTATTTGATGTGAATTCCGCTTATTTCTACAATCATGGCGGCTATGAATTTGCGAAACAGTTTTATGCCGATGCCTACAAAGCTGCTGCGGAGATCGTAGGTGGTGAGCAGTATATCCTCTCCGCTGTGATGCACGCCGATGAGCGCAACCGAGCAATGTCCGAAGCTTTGGGCGAAGATGTGTACCACTACCACCTTCATGTGGTTTATATCCCGGTGGTGGAAAAGCAGATCCTTTGGTCGAAGCGATGCAAGGATGAAGCCCTCCGGGGAACCGTTAAGGAGGTCATCACACAGGTCAGCCGCAGTAAGAAATGGGAGTCCAAGCCGGTGCTTGGCGAGGACGGAAATCCCATGCTCAACGCAAAAGGGAAAAAGATTTTGAAGTCATCCTACAGTGTGTTGCAGGATGACTTTTTCAATTTCATGCGAAACGCCGGTTATACCGATGTGGAGCGTGGAGAATGTGGAAGCACCGAGGAACATCTGACTGTGACCCAGTTCAAGGTGCAGGCAGAACAGCAGCGGCTGGAAGCTGTGACCGGGCAGGTGGCACAGGCAGAACAGAATTTGGAGGATGCCAAAGCTGCCACAGCAAAACAGAAAAAGAAACTGGAATCTTTGCAAAAGGAAACCAAGGCGGCAAAGACCATTGCGCTGACAGTGCAGGACATTGAAGTAATGGGCAAAAAAGCCACATTCGGAAACAATATCACGCTGACACCGGATGAATGCGACACACTCAAACGCTATGCGGTCAATGGCATTATCGCCAATGCTGACAACAAGCGTCTGAAAGAAAAACTGGCTTCCGCAGAAAAGACGGTTTCCATCTGGAAGCAGCGGTATGAAGCGGTAAACGAAAAATATATGGAACTCAAACAGAAAGCCCAACCCTTTCTGGATGCACTGGAAATCGCATCCGAAAAGGTTCGGGCTTTTATCAATTCTATCCTCATCAGAGGAAAGCAAACACAGGAACACGAACACCCTGCCCGGAAGCGTGGACAGGATATGGAACTTTGA
- a CDS encoding phage/plasmid primase, P4 family yields MAKNRKTPDMNLPMWFDGQNINEALFCEEFLQERRIIFANGAFFTPDGRVTDDLPLRGEIYDKLKFCAVNNIPRKITNILEVLKLEAQVPDFPPEQDRIHLSNGTLLLNGTFTEGRPAIVRSRLPVAYNPDATAPVIWLNFLDGLLYAEDIPTLQEFIGYCLIPSNKGQRMMVIKGNGGEGKSQIGAVLSTIFGTNMKDGSIGKISENRFARADLEHILLCVDDDMRMEALRQTNYVKSIVTAQGKMDLERKGKQSYQGWMFARLLAFSNGDLQALYDRSDGFYRRQLVLTTKEKQVDRADDPDLAEKMKAEAEGIFLWAFEGLQRLVANNFKFTESDRIRENREAVKRDNNNIFDFMESEGYIQRKADASISSKDFYEIYRMWCEENSLAPLKARSFSDAMIANARKFNLEHCNNITNSAGRRVWGFMGVEAIARPHINGFYGDSPCTYVPEDIPEEWRQVE; encoded by the coding sequence ATGGCGAAGAACCGGAAAACGCCTGATATGAACTTGCCCATGTGGTTTGACGGGCAGAACATCAACGAAGCTCTGTTTTGTGAAGAATTTCTGCAAGAGCGCAGGATCATCTTCGCAAACGGAGCTTTTTTCACGCCCGATGGTCGAGTGACGGACGATCTTCCTCTGCGTGGGGAGATTTACGACAAGCTGAAATTCTGTGCCGTAAACAATATCCCCCGGAAGATCACCAACATTCTGGAAGTGCTGAAACTGGAAGCGCAAGTGCCGGACTTTCCACCGGAGCAGGATCGGATTCATTTGTCCAACGGTACGCTGCTATTGAACGGCACATTTACCGAGGGCAGACCGGCTATCGTGCGGAGCCGTTTGCCGGTTGCTTACAATCCCGATGCTACTGCGCCGGTGATCTGGCTGAACTTTCTGGATGGGTTGCTTTACGCCGAGGACATTCCAACTTTGCAGGAGTTTATCGGCTATTGCCTGATTCCCTCCAACAAGGGGCAGCGCATGATGGTGATTAAAGGCAACGGCGGCGAGGGTAAATCTCAAATCGGTGCGGTACTGTCTACCATCTTCGGCACGAATATGAAAGACGGCAGCATCGGCAAGATTTCTGAAAACCGCTTCGCCCGTGCCGATTTGGAACACATTCTCCTGTGCGTGGATGATGATATGCGGATGGAAGCTCTGCGCCAGACCAACTATGTAAAATCCATCGTGACAGCACAAGGCAAGATGGATTTGGAACGTAAAGGCAAGCAGAGTTATCAGGGCTGGATGTTCGCCCGATTGCTGGCATTCAGCAACGGTGATCTGCAAGCCTTGTATGACCGCAGCGACGGATTTTATCGCAGACAGCTTGTGCTGACCACCAAGGAAAAGCAGGTGGACAGAGCTGACGATCCTGATCTTGCAGAGAAGATGAAAGCTGAAGCCGAGGGTATCTTCCTGTGGGCATTTGAAGGCTTGCAGCGGCTTGTTGCCAACAACTTTAAGTTTACGGAGAGTGACCGCATCCGTGAAAATCGGGAAGCGGTCAAGCGTGACAACAACAATATCTTTGATTTCATGGAATCAGAGGGATATATCCAGCGCAAAGCGGATGCGTCCATCAGCTCCAAGGATTTCTATGAAATCTACCGGATGTGGTGCGAGGAAAACTCCCTTGCACCGCTGAAAGCCCGCAGCTTCAGCGACGCCATGATTGCCAATGCCAGAAAATTCAATCTGGAGCATTGCAACAACATCACCAACTCTGCCGGACGGCGGGTTTGGGGATTCATGGGAGTGGAAGCCATTGCACGACCTCATATAAATGGGTTTTACGGAGATTCGCCGTGTACGTACGTACCGGAGGACATTCCGGAGGAATGGCGGCAGGTCGAGTAA
- a CDS encoding CHC2 zinc finger domain-containing protein, with the protein MTIYETIKAAISIKQAAEHYGLNVNRNGMACCPFHNDRHPSLKLNEDYFFCFGCGAKGDVIDLVARLFNLSSYEAAQKLALDFGLDPKPPTAAAMVKPKRPYIRQFREDEMLCFRVLTDYLHLLEDWKVRYAPKTPEDALDDRFVEACQMHCHIEYMADVLTVGDLEERVALVDKLMQDGKIAFLQEYTAQKKKEVAHHGEEPENA; encoded by the coding sequence ATGACAATCTATGAAACCATCAAGGCGGCAATCAGCATAAAGCAAGCCGCCGAACACTACGGGCTGAATGTCAACCGCAACGGTATGGCTTGCTGCCCATTCCACAACGACAGGCATCCGAGCTTGAAGCTGAATGAGGACTATTTTTTCTGCTTCGGCTGCGGAGCCAAAGGGGATGTGATCGACCTTGTGGCAAGGCTGTTCAATCTGAGCAGTTATGAAGCAGCGCAAAAGCTGGCTTTGGACTTCGGGCTTGACCCGAAACCGCCCACTGCCGCAGCTATGGTCAAGCCGAAGCGTCCCTATATCCGTCAGTTCCGGGAGGATGAAATGCTGTGCTTCCGGGTGCTGACGGATTATTTGCATCTGTTGGAAGATTGGAAAGTGCGCTATGCTCCCAAGACACCGGAAGATGCTCTGGATGACCGTTTTGTGGAAGCCTGCCAGATGCACTGCCATATCGAATATATGGCAGATGTGCTGACGGTGGGTGATCTGGAAGAACGGGTGGCATTGGTGGACAAGCTGATGCAGGACGGCAAAATTGCTTTTCTGCAAGAGTATACCGCACAAAAGAAAAAGGAGGTGGCGCACCATGGCGAAGAACCGGAAAACGCCTGA
- a CDS encoding DUF6076 domain-containing protein, translating to MSQELMTLDFWQDTVIYEGKTLPVGTLACDALNVSADTLAKMNEQCQKINLLLGMLNAGQDASALCPMAKEATLAMLDTLSETPPFSYMDMPKHRERIERVFTVENALKYVEFATKAATNSLQFEEIQNYAEAIMLQRYTAVCGHLAYSLGEYQTAMLDFAEKSDGNEADRTAEGFARMFGNYFPPEFSITVGNAWMSTLNNSVQYVSVIRPGEKVAKLVKRMHYVSFVGMFRSDLFEGLCVGHAPKKCKICSKWFLTTNARHTKYCGGFAPGDKLRRTCRQIGNLKGREQRELADDHPVKQIYEKRLNTINRYVKRGTLDADLAEVMKKLAKDKMLRALSNVTYAKGDYEKEMDQAALKKEAKMKSR from the coding sequence ATGAGTCAAGAATTGATGACATTGGATTTCTGGCAGGATACGGTCATATATGAGGGGAAAACACTTCCTGTCGGCACTCTTGCCTGTGATGCGCTGAATGTTTCGGCGGATACTCTTGCCAAAATGAATGAACAATGCCAGAAAATTAATCTACTGCTTGGAATGCTGAACGCCGGACAGGACGCTTCTGCACTCTGTCCTATGGCAAAGGAAGCTACTCTGGCGATGCTGGATACTCTCAGCGAAACCCCGCCGTTCTCTTATATGGACATGCCAAAGCACAGAGAACGGATAGAAAGGGTTTTTACTGTCGAAAATGCCTTGAAATATGTGGAGTTTGCCACAAAAGCCGCAACCAATTCTTTGCAATTTGAAGAAATCCAGAACTATGCCGAAGCAATTATGCTGCAACGCTATACCGCTGTATGCGGGCATCTGGCTTACTCCCTTGGGGAATACCAAACGGCCATGCTTGATTTTGCAGAAAAATCAGACGGCAACGAAGCTGACCGCACCGCAGAGGGCTTTGCCAGAATGTTCGGCAATTATTTCCCGCCGGAGTTTTCCATCACGGTGGGCAATGCCTGGATGTCCACCCTGAACAACTCTGTTCAGTATGTATCCGTCATCCGTCCAGGCGAAAAAGTTGCGAAGCTGGTCAAGCGGATGCACTATGTATCCTTTGTGGGGATGTTCCGGTCTGATCTCTTTGAGGGCTTGTGTGTTGGCCATGCACCGAAAAAATGCAAAATCTGCAGCAAGTGGTTTCTGACCACCAATGCAAGGCACACCAAATACTGTGGTGGGTTTGCACCGGGTGACAAGCTGCGCCGCACCTGTCGGCAGATCGGCAATCTGAAAGGGCGAGAACAACGGGAGCTTGCGGACGATCATCCGGTGAAACAGATTTATGAGAAACGGCTGAACACCATAAACCGCTATGTGAAGCGTGGTACTCTGGACGCTGATCTTGCAGAGGTTATGAAAAAGCTGGCAAAAGACAAGATGCTCCGGGCGCTCAGCAATGTCACCTACGCCAAGGGCGATTATGAAAAGGAAATGGATCAGGCTGCTTTGAAGAAAGAAGCAAAGATGAAGAGTAGGTGA
- a CDS encoding response regulator transcription factor, with translation MEQLLIIEDDIGLNQGLSKALKADDRQIISCQDLKTAKEQLLCGGVSLILLDINLPDGSGLELLREVKENTPYIPVILLTANDTDLDIVDGLERGADDYITKPFSLSVLRARVNTQLRKQASSHKNAPFHMDLFHFDFEAMTFYVGDSKVELSKTEQKLLRLLVENRGRTMTRGDLVDRIWTDGAEYVDENALSVTIKRLRDKLGAQKYIKTIYGIGYSWVTKDE, from the coding sequence ATGGAACAATTATTGATTATTGAAGATGATATAGGGTTGAATCAGGGTTTAAGTAAAGCACTGAAAGCAGATGACCGTCAGATTATATCCTGCCAAGACCTAAAAACGGCGAAGGAACAGCTTCTTTGCGGCGGTGTATCCCTGATCCTGCTGGATATCAATCTGCCGGATGGCAGCGGGCTCGAGCTGCTCCGGGAGGTCAAGGAAAACACACCCTATATTCCTGTTATTCTGCTGACTGCCAACGACACCGATCTGGACATCGTAGACGGACTGGAGAGGGGCGCTGATGATTACATTACCAAGCCCTTTTCTCTTTCGGTTTTGCGGGCAAGGGTGAATACCCAACTGCGAAAGCAAGCGTCAAGCCATAAAAATGCGCCGTTCCATATGGATCTATTTCACTTTGACTTTGAGGCTATGACCTTTTATGTGGGAGATTCAAAAGTGGAATTGAGTAAAACAGAACAAAAATTACTGCGTCTGCTTGTTGAAAACCGTGGTCGAACCATGACCCGTGGAGACCTTGTCGACCGGATCTGGACAGATGGCGCAGAATATGTGGATGAAAATGCTTTGTCTGTTACGATCAAGCGTCTGAGGGATAAGCTTGGCGCACAGAAATACATTAAAACCATCTACGGAATCGGTTATAGCTGGGTGACAAAAGATGAATAA
- a CDS encoding HAMP domain-containing histidine kinase → MNKTGIVIILLCFLAAAAVVLWERRKTRKTMEEIERMLDAAMTSSFSETNFDESQLSALETKFAHYLSAAEASSQNIAQEKDKIKTLIADISHQTKTPIANLLLYSELLMEETLPASAKANVEALYKQSEKLRFLIDSLVKLSRLENGIISLSPQQAALQPLLESVVEQYTAKASEKGLSLQLQDTDAFAVFDFKWTAEALANIVDNAIKYTEHGTITISAVSYEMFARIDISDTGSGIPENEQAKIFARFYRSNSVQKQEGIGIGLYLARQIISGEGGYIKVASVPGKGSTFSIFLPK, encoded by the coding sequence ATGAATAAAACCGGCATTGTGATCATACTGCTGTGTTTTCTGGCGGCGGCAGCTGTTGTGTTATGGGAGCGGAGAAAGACCAGAAAAACGATGGAAGAAATCGAAAGGATGCTGGACGCTGCCATGACCAGCTCCTTTTCTGAAACCAATTTTGATGAAAGCCAGCTGTCTGCATTGGAAACGAAGTTTGCGCACTATCTTTCCGCAGCAGAAGCATCTTCTCAAAATATAGCTCAGGAAAAAGACAAAATCAAAACCTTGATTGCGGACATTTCCCACCAGACGAAAACGCCGATTGCAAATCTGCTGTTATACAGCGAGCTTTTGATGGAGGAAACTCTGCCTGCATCGGCGAAGGCAAATGTGGAGGCGCTGTACAAACAATCGGAAAAGCTGCGATTTCTGATCGATTCTCTCGTAAAGCTTTCCAGACTGGAAAACGGGATCATTTCACTCTCCCCTCAGCAAGCAGCGCTGCAGCCGCTGCTTGAAAGTGTGGTAGAACAATATACTGCCAAGGCTTCTGAAAAAGGATTGTCTTTGCAACTGCAGGATACAGATGCTTTTGCTGTATTCGACTTCAAATGGACAGCGGAAGCGCTGGCTAATATCGTAGACAACGCCATCAAATATACAGAGCATGGCACCATTACTATTTCTGCCGTAAGCTATGAAATGTTTGCAAGGATCGATATATCGGATACCGGTTCAGGCATCCCGGAAAATGAGCAAGCGAAGATATTTGCTCGCTTTTACCGCTCAAATAGTGTGCAGAAACAAGAAGGGATCGGCATCGGCTTATACCTTGCCCGACAGATCATATCCGGCGAGGGCGGTTATATCAAGGTTGCTTCCGTTCCGGGAAAAGGAAGTACGTTTTCCATATTTCTGCCGAAATAA
- a CDS encoding ABC transporter ATP-binding protein: MEVLQAKNLKKIYGSGNNAVHALDGVDLSVKKGEFVAIVGTSGSGKSTLLHMLGGLDRPTSGTVMVDGQDIFSLKEEALTIFRRRKIGFVFQAYNLVPVLNVYENIVLPIELDGGKVNKDFVQQIVQTLGLDDRLDALPNQLSGGQQQRVAIARALAAAPAIILADEPTGNLDSKTSQDVLSLLKVTSQKFAQTIVMITHNEEIAQMADRIIRIEDGRIVSQN, encoded by the coding sequence ATGGAAGTTTTACAGGCAAAAAACCTGAAAAAGATTTATGGCTCCGGCAATAACGCAGTTCATGCGTTGGATGGAGTTGATTTAAGTGTAAAGAAGGGCGAATTTGTTGCAATTGTCGGCACATCCGGCTCCGGCAAATCCACGCTGCTGCACATGCTGGGCGGGCTGGATCGCCCTACAAGTGGCACGGTCATGGTGGACGGACAGGATATTTTCTCCCTGAAGGAGGAAGCGCTGACCATCTTCCGCCGCAGGAAAATCGGCTTTGTGTTCCAAGCATATAATCTTGTTCCGGTGCTGAATGTGTATGAAAATATTGTTCTACCCATTGAGCTGGACGGTGGCAAGGTCAATAAGGATTTCGTACAGCAAATTGTACAGACACTTGGGCTGGATGATCGTCTGGATGCCCTGCCCAATCAGCTCTCCGGCGGTCAGCAGCAGCGAGTAGCCATTGCCCGTGCGCTGGCGGCAGCACCCGCTATCATTCTGGCAGATGAACCCACCGGCAATCTGGATTCCAAAACCAGCCAGGATGTATTGAGCCTTTTGAAAGTCACCAGTCAAAAGTTCGCCCAGACAATCGTAATGATCACTCACAACGAAGAAATTGCGCAGATGGCAGACCGCATTATCCGTATCGAAGATGGTCGGATCGTCTCCCAGAACTAA
- a CDS encoding ABC transporter permease has product MNVKNRKCIRKLSLKSLYANRRRNLIAIFAIALTTLLFTSMFTIVLSLNASYETYQFRQVGGYAHGTFKDVSPEQAERIAAHPKVKAAGVRKVIGITAEGVFSKTPAEISYMDANCTKWSYATPTTGRMPESGKEVAMDTAALQLLGVTPELGAEVTVSYSITDKDQTAFTVTDTFTLVGYWDYDELMPVHYINISRDYADDIEAQAVKTGLQPFRTDLNVMMASSTNIQGQMEQVDTDLGYTWDSYTDPNSVRIGVNWGYTSSQLESHLDPELVIAIAAFLLLVIFTGYLIIYNIFQISVAGDIRFYGLLKTIGTTPRQLKRIIRQQALLLCLIGIPAGLLLGYGIGAVLVPVVLRSTQLDAGITTISTSPVIFVGSVLFALLTVLLSCSKPGKMAARVSPVEATKYTDAMQTKKKQRSTRGAKLHQMAFANLGRNKKKTVLVVVSLALSVTLFNALCAFVGGFSMEKYVSFMTCADFIVSTPDYFRYNPADEFITPEQIEEIAANTKSSLSGTGYAVRKPVYLWMTEDALRQDYARYESAEQLDSHMSRMEHRGDMVMGDTRIEALDNSLFDKLQVFDGDISPMLEPNNNAIAIAVSLDDYGNLPNPEYYPKVGDTITATYADDVKYIDSRTGELRTEDTPEEYFQEKLYGARDVEYTVCALVELPYSMSYRYGGIGYETVLSVDTAQRDSGGAAIPMLYLFDTADDADEAEAEQYLSKLTAGEFSPLMYESKATARSEFAQFRQMFLLVGGILCAIIGLVGLLNFFNAMMTSILSRRREFAVLQAVGMTNRQLKTMLIYEGLFYAMSSVSAAFILSLAVGPLAGKMLGSMFWFFEYRFTILPVLLTIPVFLLLGWLIPCMMYDNAAKCSVVEQLRDAQ; this is encoded by the coding sequence ATGAATGTCAAAAACAGAAAATGTATTCGAAAGCTCAGCTTAAAATCTCTTTATGCGAACCGTCGCCGCAATCTGATCGCTATTTTTGCCATTGCACTGACAACGCTGCTATTTACGTCCATGTTCACCATTGTCTTGTCGTTGAACGCCAGTTATGAAACCTACCAGTTTCGGCAGGTAGGTGGCTATGCACACGGTACCTTTAAGGATGTTTCCCCCGAGCAGGCGGAACGTATCGCTGCCCACCCAAAGGTGAAGGCTGCGGGGGTACGGAAGGTAATCGGTATCACTGCGGAGGGTGTCTTTTCCAAAACCCCTGCAGAGATCAGCTACATGGATGCCAACTGCACTAAATGGAGCTATGCAACCCCTACTACCGGACGGATGCCCGAAAGCGGCAAAGAGGTAGCCATGGATACGGCAGCGTTGCAGCTGCTTGGCGTAACGCCGGAGCTGGGCGCCGAGGTCACGGTTTCCTATTCCATTACGGACAAGGATCAAACCGCCTTTACTGTAACAGATACCTTTACGCTGGTGGGCTATTGGGACTATGATGAACTAATGCCTGTTCATTACATCAACATCAGCCGTGATTACGCAGATGACATCGAAGCGCAGGCAGTGAAAACAGGTTTACAGCCTTTCCGCACCGATTTGAATGTCATGATGGCTTCCAGTACAAACATTCAAGGGCAGATGGAGCAGGTGGATACCGATCTCGGCTACACATGGGACAGCTATACCGATCCCAACAGCGTCCGGATCGGCGTCAACTGGGGATATACCTCATCCCAGCTGGAGTCGCATCTCGATCCGGAACTTGTGATCGCCATAGCAGCTTTTTTGCTGCTGGTGATTTTCACCGGGTATCTTATCATCTATAACATTTTCCAGATCTCTGTTGCGGGGGATATCCGGTTTTACGGGCTTCTGAAAACCATTGGCACAACGCCCCGGCAGCTCAAACGCATCATTCGCCAGCAGGCACTTCTGCTTTGTCTGATCGGCATTCCGGCGGGGCTGCTGTTGGGCTATGGCATTGGCGCTGTTCTGGTGCCTGTTGTCTTGCGCTCCACCCAGTTGGATGCAGGCATCACCACCATCAGCACTTCGCCTGTGATCTTTGTTGGCTCCGTGCTGTTTGCCCTGCTGACGGTGCTTTTGTCCTGCTCCAAGCCCGGGAAAATGGCAGCCAGGGTTTCTCCGGTGGAGGCTACCAAATATACAGATGCGATGCAGACCAAGAAAAAACAGCGCAGCACCCGGGGAGCGAAGCTCCATCAGATGGCCTTTGCCAATCTGGGACGAAACAAAAAAAAGACGGTGCTGGTGGTGGTGTCTCTGGCACTGTCGGTGACGCTGTTCAATGCACTGTGTGCCTTTGTGGGCGGCTTCAGCATGGAGAAGTATGTATCCTTCATGACCTGCGCCGATTTTATCGTCAGCACGCCCGACTATTTCCGTTACAACCCGGCAGATGAATTCATCACGCCGGAACAGATCGAAGAGATCGCAGCAAACACAAAGTCCAGTCTTTCCGGCACGGGATATGCTGTGCGAAAACCCGTATATCTTTGGATGACGGAGGATGCTCTGCGGCAGGACTATGCAAGGTACGAAAGTGCTGAGCAGTTGGACAGCCATATGAGCCGCATGGAGCACCGGGGCGATATGGTGATGGGAGATACCAGAATCGAGGCTCTGGATAACAGCCTGTTTGACAAGCTGCAAGTGTTCGACGGAGATATTTCTCCTATGCTGGAGCCAAACAATAACGCTATTGCCATTGCGGTTTCCTTAGATGACTACGGTAATCTGCCCAATCCTGAATACTACCCCAAGGTGGGAGACACGATCACCGCCACCTATGCGGACGATGTGAAATATATCGACAGCCGCACCGGGGAACTCCGCACCGAAGATACACCGGAGGAGTACTTTCAGGAAAAACTGTATGGAGCCAGAGATGTAGAGTACACGGTCTGCGCCTTGGTAGAGCTTCCGTATTCCATGAGTTATCGTTATGGTGGTATTGGATATGAGACAGTTTTGTCTGTGGATACCGCACAGAGGGACAGCGGCGGTGCGGCCATTCCGATGCTCTACCTGTTCGACACAGCAGACGACGCAGACGAGGCCGAAGCAGAGCAATATCTATCGAAGCTCACTGCCGGTGAGTTTTCACCCTTGATGTATGAAAGCAAGGCCACGGCTCGCTCTGAGTTTGCTCAGTTCCGGCAGATGTTCCTTCTGGTAGGTGGTATCCTCTGTGCTATCATCGGGCTGGTGGGACTCTTAAATTTCTTCAACGCCATGATGACCAGTATTCTTTCCCGCCGCCGTGAATTTGCTGTGCTTCAGGCTGTAGGAATGACGAACCGGCAGCTCAAAACCATGCTGATCTACGAGGGATTGTTTTACGCAATGTCCTCCGTATCGGCGGCCTTTATTCTGTCGCTGGCGGTGGGACCTCTTGCAGGAAAAATGCTGGGCAGTATGTTCTGGTTCTTTGAGTATCGATTCACCATTCTGCCTGTCCTGCTGACAATTCCGGTATTTCTTCTGCTGGGGTGGCTGATTCCTTGCATGATGTATGACAATGCAGCGAAATGCAGTGTTGTAGAGCAATTAAGGGATGCTCAATAA
- a CDS encoding DUF6061 family protein: protein MDRLISCEFNMDTACVELKFLDGSMIAIDTIAVENEVADNMYQRSELDYLIYNDPVGYADLILNGDPEIYLKTVTECKPLD from the coding sequence ATGGATAGATTGATTTCTTGTGAGTTTAACATGGATACCGCTTGTGTGGAACTGAAATTTTTAGATGGCAGCATGATTGCCATTGATACCATCGCCGTGGAGAATGAGGTTGCTGACAATATGTATCAACGGTCAGAACTGGATTATCTAATCTACAATGATCCGGTTGGATATGCAGACTTGATCTTGAACGGTGATCCCGAAATTTATCTAAAAACTGTAACTGAATGTAAACCCTTAGATTAA